One genomic segment of bacterium includes these proteins:
- a CDS encoding transposase family protein: MGCVQTDNGSEFAGEFEDFLRNKGIIHFYTHPKRPQENGYVERFQRTIQEYFIDVYPLDSTDIEEFNNQRSPKCYGIIQRFAIS, encoded by the coding sequence GTGGGGTGTGTTCAAACGGATAACGGGAGTGAGTTCGCGGGAGAATTTGAAGATTTTCTCAGGAATAAGGGTATTATCCATTTCTACACCCATCCAAAGAGACCGCAAGAGAACGGCTATGTGGAGCGATTCCAGAGAACTATCCAAGAATATTTCATAGATGTATACCCGCTGGACTCAACGGATATAGAGGAATTTAATAACCAGAGGAGTCCCAAATGTTATGGAATTATACAGCGATTTGCCATATCTTGA
- the rpsF gene encoding 30S ribosomal protein S6: protein MFILDPDLSDEEREKIIEAVKNEIKGEVLNVEEWEKRQLAYKINRKTEGYYVVILFQTTGDTLKELDQFLKLQEGILRHMIVRKSK from the coding sequence ATGTTCATCTTAGACCCTGATTTAAGCGATGAGGAAAGGGAGAAAATCATTGAGGCAGTGAAAAACGAGATAAAGGGCGAGGTCTTAAATGTAGAAGAATGGGAGAAAAGGCAGCTCGCCTATAAAATCAATCGCAAGACGGAGGGCTATTATGTCGTCATCCTCTTTCAAACGACGGGTGATACCTTGAAGGAATTGGACCAGTTCCTGAAGCTACAGGAGGGCATCCTCCGTCACATGATCGTGAGAAAAAGCAAATAA